One part of the Drosophila teissieri strain GT53w chromosome 3R, Prin_Dtei_1.1, whole genome shotgun sequence genome encodes these proteins:
- the LOC122621860 gene encoding signal transducer and transcription activator isoform X4, giving the protein MSLWKRISSHVDCEQRMAAYYEEKGLLELRLCLAPWIEDRIMSEQITPNTTDQLERVALKFNEDLQQKLLSTRTASDQALKFRVVELCALIQRISAVELYTHLRSGLQKELQLVTEKSVAATAGQSMPLNPYNMNNTPMVTGYMDPSELLAVSNSCNPPVVQGIGPIHNVQNPGIASPALGMVTPKVELYEVQHQIMQALNDFGNCANALKLLVQNYGYMLNSTSSPNAEAAYRSLIDEKAAIVLTMRRSFMYYESLHEMVIHELKNWRHQQAQAGNGAPFNEGSLDDIQRCFEMLETFIAHMLAAVKELMRVRLVTEEPELTHLLEQVQNAQKNLVCSAFIVDKQPPQVMKTNTRFAASVRWLIGSQLGIHNNPPTVECIIMSEIQSQRFVTRNTQMDNSSLSGQSSGEIQNASSTMEYQQNNHVFSASFRNMQLKKIKRAEKKGTESVMDEKFALFFYTTTTVNDFQIRVWTLSLPVVVIVHGNQEPQSWATITWDNAFAEIVRDPFMITDRVTWAQLSVALNIKFGSCTGRSLTIDNLDFLYEKLQREERSEYITWNQFCKEPMPDRSFTFWEWFFAIMKLTKDHMLGMWKAGCIMGFINKAKAQDDLLRSVYGIGTFLLRFSDSELGGVTIAYVNENGLVTMLAPWTARDFQVLNLADRIRDLDVLCWLHPSDRNASPVKRDVAFGEFYSKRQDPVTGYVKSTLHVHVCSNGDNGSTSGTPHHAQESMQLGNGDFGMADFDTITNFENF; this is encoded by the exons CGAAGATCTGCAGCAAAAGCTTCTGTCCACGCGCACCGCCAGCGACCAGGCCCTCAAGTTCCGGGTGGTGGAGCTTTGCGCCCTCATCCAACGCATCTCCGCTGTCGAGCTGTACACGCATCTGCGGAGCGGTCTACAAAAAGAGTTGCAGCTGGTCACCGAAAAGAGCGTGGCTGCAACCGCAGGCCAATCAATGCCGCTAAATCCCTACAACATGAACAACACGCCCATGGTTACCGGCTACATGGACCCCAGTGAACTGCTGGCGGTGTCCAACAGCTGCAATCCGCCTGTTGTTCAGGGCATAGGCCCCATCCACAATGTGCAAAATCCAGGCATAGCCTCTCCAGCCCTCGGAATGGTCACGCCCAAGGTGGAGCTGTACGAGGTTCAACATCAGATCATGCAGGCCCTCAATGATTTTGGCAACTGTGCCAATGCATTAAAACTGCTTGTCCAGAACTATGGCTACATGCTGAACTCCACATCGTCGCCGAACGCAGAAGCTGCCTACAGAAGTCTAATCGATGAAAAAGCGGCCATCGTGCTCACAATGCGTCGCAGCTTTATGTACTACGAGTCGCTCCACGAGATGGTCATACACGAGCTCAAGAACTGGCGCCACCAACAAGCGCAAGCTGGAAACGGAGCTCCCTTTAATGAGGGCTCCCTGGATGACATCCAGCGCTGCTTTGAGATGCTCGAGACCTTTATCGCACACATGTTGGCTGCCGTTAAGGAGCTGATGCGCGTACGTCTGGTCACCGAAGAGCCAGAGCTCACACATCTGCTTGAACAGGTGCAAAACGCACAGAAGAACCTGGTATGCTCCGCCTTTATCGTCGACAAACAGCCCCCGCAAGTGATGAAGACTAACACACGCTTCGCAGCGTCTGTGCGTTGGCTAATCGGCTCCCAGCTCGGCATCCACAACAATCCACCCACAGTCGAGTGCATCATAATGTCAG AGATCCAGTCGCAACGGTTCGTCACGCGCAATACACAGATGGATAATAGTAGCCTCTCCGGTCAATCATCGGGCGAGATTCAAAACGCCTCTAGCACCATGGAGTATCAACAAAACAACCATGTTTTCTCCGCCAGCTTCCGAAACATGCAGCTAAAGAAGATTAAGCGGGCAGAAAAGAAAGGCACTGAGAGCGTTATGGATGAGAAGTTCGCCCTGTTCTTctacaccaccaccacagtAAACGATTTCCAGATCCGGGTGTGGACCCTGTCCTTACCGGTGGTGGTGATTGTGCACGGCAACCAGGAGCCACAATCTTGGGCTACCATTACTTGGGACAATGCGTTTGCAGAGATTGTGCGCGATCCCTTCATGATTACCGACCGCGTTACCTGGGCCCAGCTGTCCGTCGCGTTGAACATCAAATTTGGATCTTGCACAGGGCGTTCTTTGACTATTGATAACCTGGATTTCCTAT aCGAGAAACTCCAGCGTGAGGAGCGATCTGAGTACATTACGTGGAACCAGTTCTGTAAGGAGCCCATGCCTGACCGGTCCTTTACATTCTGGGAGTGGTTCTTTGCCATCATGAAACTCACCAAAGATCACATGTTGGGCATGTGGAAAGCAGGCTGCATTATGGGCTTCATCAACAAGGCCAAGGCTCAGGATGATCTGTTGCGTTCAGTCTATGGTATTGGGACTTTCCTGCTCCGCTTCTCCGACAGCGAGCTCG GTGGAGTCACTATCGCCTACGTAAACGAAAATGGACTGGTCACCATGCTAGCGCCATGGACTGCACGTGATTTCCAGGTGCTGAACCTGGCCGATCGCATTCGAGATCTAGATGTGCTTTGCTGGCTGCATCCTAGCGATCGCAATGCGAGTCCCGTGAAGAGGGACGTCGCCTTTGGTGAGTTCTACTCAAAGCGTCAAG ATCCCGTGACCGGTTATGTGAAGAGCACATTGCACGTTCACGTTTGTAGCAATGGAGACAATGGATCTACAAGTGGAACACCGCATCATGCTCAGGAAAGCATGCAACTGGGAAA TGGTGACTTTGGAATGGCGGACTTCGATACGATTACAAACTTTGAGAACTTTTGA
- the LOC122621860 gene encoding signal transducer and transcription activator isoform X5, with translation MPLNPYNMNNTPMVTGYMDPSELLAVSNSCNPPVVQGIGPIHNVQNPGIASPALGMVTPKVELYEVQHQIMQALNDFGNCANALKLLVQNYGYMLNSTSSPNAEAAYRSLIDEKAAIVLTMRRSFMYYESLHEMVIHELKNWRHQQAQAGNGAPFNEGSLDDIQRCFEMLETFIAHMLAAVKELMRVRLVTEEPELTHLLEQVQNAQKNLVCSAFIVDKQPPQVMKTNTRFAASVRWLIGSQLGIHNNPPTVECIIMSEIQSQRFVTRNTQMDNSSLSGQSSGEIQNASSTMEYQQNNHVFSASFRNMQLKKIKRAEKKGTESVMDEKFALFFYTTTTVNDFQIRVWTLSLPVVVIVHGNQEPQSWATITWDNAFAEIVRDPFMITDRVTWAQLSVALNIKFGSCTGRSLTIDNLDFLYEKLQREERSEYITWNQFCKEPMPDRSFTFWEWFFAIMKLTKDHMLGMWKAGCIMGFINKAKAQDDLLRSVYGIGTFLLRFSDSELGGVTIAYVNENGLVTMLAPWTARDFQVLNLADRIRDLDVLCWLHPSDRNASPVKRDVAFGEFYSKRQEPEPLVLDPVTGYVKSTLHVHVCSNGDNGSTSGTPHHAQESMQLGNISPQSGITFYSPTRLEESDSDASETAEALASIVKSAQPNDPVISEITDALLTYNYRLYAVPPPTPDGWVLGAS, from the exons ATGCCGCTAAATCCCTACAACATGAACAACACGCCCATGGTTACCGGCTACATGGACCCCAGTGAACTGCTGGCGGTGTCCAACAGCTGCAATCCGCCTGTTGTTCAGGGCATAGGCCCCATCCACAATGTGCAAAATCCAGGCATAGCCTCTCCAGCCCTCGGAATGGTCACGCCCAAGGTGGAGCTGTACGAGGTTCAACATCAGATCATGCAGGCCCTCAATGATTTTGGCAACTGTGCCAATGCATTAAAACTGCTTGTCCAGAACTATGGCTACATGCTGAACTCCACATCGTCGCCGAACGCAGAAGCTGCCTACAGAAGTCTAATCGATGAAAAAGCGGCCATCGTGCTCACAATGCGTCGCAGCTTTATGTACTACGAGTCGCTCCACGAGATGGTCATACACGAGCTCAAGAACTGGCGCCACCAACAAGCGCAAGCTGGAAACGGAGCTCCCTTTAATGAGGGCTCCCTGGATGACATCCAGCGCTGCTTTGAGATGCTCGAGACCTTTATCGCACACATGTTGGCTGCCGTTAAGGAGCTGATGCGCGTACGTCTGGTCACCGAAGAGCCAGAGCTCACACATCTGCTTGAACAGGTGCAAAACGCACAGAAGAACCTGGTATGCTCCGCCTTTATCGTCGACAAACAGCCCCCGCAAGTGATGAAGACTAACACACGCTTCGCAGCGTCTGTGCGTTGGCTAATCGGCTCCCAGCTCGGCATCCACAACAATCCACCCACAGTCGAGTGCATCATAATGTCAG AGATCCAGTCGCAACGGTTCGTCACGCGCAATACACAGATGGATAATAGTAGCCTCTCCGGTCAATCATCGGGCGAGATTCAAAACGCCTCTAGCACCATGGAGTATCAACAAAACAACCATGTTTTCTCCGCCAGCTTCCGAAACATGCAGCTAAAGAAGATTAAGCGGGCAGAAAAGAAAGGCACTGAGAGCGTTATGGATGAGAAGTTCGCCCTGTTCTTctacaccaccaccacagtAAACGATTTCCAGATCCGGGTGTGGACCCTGTCCTTACCGGTGGTGGTGATTGTGCACGGCAACCAGGAGCCACAATCTTGGGCTACCATTACTTGGGACAATGCGTTTGCAGAGATTGTGCGCGATCCCTTCATGATTACCGACCGCGTTACCTGGGCCCAGCTGTCCGTCGCGTTGAACATCAAATTTGGATCTTGCACAGGGCGTTCTTTGACTATTGATAACCTGGATTTCCTAT aCGAGAAACTCCAGCGTGAGGAGCGATCTGAGTACATTACGTGGAACCAGTTCTGTAAGGAGCCCATGCCTGACCGGTCCTTTACATTCTGGGAGTGGTTCTTTGCCATCATGAAACTCACCAAAGATCACATGTTGGGCATGTGGAAAGCAGGCTGCATTATGGGCTTCATCAACAAGGCCAAGGCTCAGGATGATCTGTTGCGTTCAGTCTATGGTATTGGGACTTTCCTGCTCCGCTTCTCCGACAGCGAGCTCG GTGGAGTCACTATCGCCTACGTAAACGAAAATGGACTGGTCACCATGCTAGCGCCATGGACTGCACGTGATTTCCAGGTGCTGAACCTGGCCGATCGCATTCGAGATCTAGATGTGCTTTGCTGGCTGCATCCTAGCGATCGCAATGCGAGTCCCGTGAAGAGGGACGTCGCCTTTGGTGAGTTCTACTCAAAGCGTCAAG AACCTGAACCCCTCGTTCTAGATCCCGTGACCGGTTATGTGAAGAGCACATTGCACGTTCACGTTTGTAGCAATGGAGACAATGGATCTACAAGTGGAACACCGCATCATGCTCAGGAAAGCATGCAACTGGGAAA TATCTCGCCACAAAGCGGCATCACTTTCTATAGCCCAACCCGACTTGAGGAATCAGATTCCGATGCTAGCGAAACGGCCGAGGCCCTAGCGAGCATTGTGAAAAGCGCTCAACCCAACGATCCTGTGATAAGTGAAATCACTGATGCCTTATTGACATACAACTATAGACTATATGCTGTGCCACCGCCTACACCTGATGGCTGGGTACTGGGCGCTAGTTAA